From one Vanacampus margaritifer isolate UIUO_Vmar chromosome 12, RoL_Vmar_1.0, whole genome shotgun sequence genomic stretch:
- the LOC144061748 gene encoding interferon gamma receptor 1-like, with product MEWTRLNPLLVIFFILGTASAHVAPPRDVILHCGNLVNKVAWSYDPPPPPGLRFRVDIGKLSDSQGDAGPLWVDPPDLQTDVSFLSNQREDYFLQVTAVLGDEESEAQPADGISFSYYMDSPAARKCALDLPQVTMSREDDHFVLISFQHPWLTYRHGLRAAGKRQRRHERLDKPLPIFKYDVIIDKEQFHHLNCTEDECERKLPVDASRQEHCAAIRGELERISVYATQDYCARPVPGTKHVVTAATVSLTVLLVTAGILLMICRKKTKASSDLPNSLRFERVDAEMPETTPETTPETTSVTTPDSSAPLIVEVVESAADESVSSSGSQAPDGDGTGDAEEGAQQAYRGGEQMDADGEDADGEDADGEESHMYEKRHVVVSLSQDEDVEGYRD from the exons ATGGAGTGGACGCGTTTGAACCCTCTTCTCGTCATTTTCTTCATTCTGGGAACCGCATCGGCTCACG TGGCGCCCCCAAGGGATGTGATTCTGCACTGCGGCAACCTGGTCAACAAGGTGGCGTGGAGCTAcgacccgccgccgccgccgggacTGCGCTTCCGGGTGGACATCGGCAAGCTGTCCGACTCTCAGGG TGACGCGGGTCCGCTGTGGGTGGACCCGCCCGACCTGCAGACGGATGTGTCCTTCCTGTCCAACCAGAGGGAGGACTACTTCCTGCAGGTGACGGCCGTCCTCGGGGACGAGGAGTCGGAGGCCCAACCTGCCGATGGCATTTCCTTCAGCTACTACATGGACTCGCCTGCCGCTCGCAAAT GTGCGTTGGACCTCCCGCAGGTGACCATGTCCCGGGAGGACGATCACTTCGTCCTGATCAGCTTCCAGCATCCGTGGCTCACGTACCGACACGGACTTCGCGCCGCAGGCAAGCGGCAGCGAAGGCACGAGCGGCTCGACAAGCCGCTGCCCATCTTCAAGTATGACGTCATCATCGACAAG GAGCAGTTTCACCACCTGAACTGCACGGAGGACGAGTGCGAGCGCAAGCTGCCCGTGGACGCCAGCCGGCAGGAGCACTGCGCCGCCATCAGGGGAGAGTTGGAGAGGATCAGCGTTTACGCCACGCAGGATTATTGCGCTCGGCCCGTGCCGGGAACCA AACACGTTGTGACGGCTGCGACGGTGTCACTGACGGTCCTGCTCGTAACGGCCGGCATCCTCCTCATGATCTGCCGGAAAAAGACCAAAGCCTCGTCCGATCTGCCAAATTCTCTG CGCTTCGAGAGAGTCGATGCGGAGATGCCCGAGACGACGCCCGAGACGACGCCCGAGACGACGTCCGTGACGACGCCCGACTCGTCGGCGCCGCTGATAGTGGAGGTGGTGGAGTCCGCGGCGGACGAGTCCGTGTCATCAAGCGGCTCGCAAGCGCCCGACGGGGATGGCACGGGCGACGCGGAGGAGGGAGCGCAGCAGGCATACAGGGGGGGCGAGCAAATGGACGCGGACGGCGAGGACGCGGACGGCGAGGACGCGGACGGCGAGGAAAGCCACATGTACGAGAAACGCCACGTGGTCGTCAGCCTGTCGCAGGACGAGGACGTTGAGGGCTATCGTGACTGA
- the il22ra2 gene encoding interleukin-22 receptor subunit alpha-2 — MKCELIGGLLLLNLSACVAAPVTPAVMPAPPAHVKFDSVDFKNVLRWMAPANSSDVRYSVQWKIYGDADWRDVDECQDIRELRCDLSRVTSDLREWYYARLRASSSSSSSSDSAWVLSPRFSPRWDTQISAPLLRLNASEQGIVARVRTPQAVAKKMQSSRLRTSLVYVVYVVDDAGKEEMFELLCCSGKIVVSKVKRKTKYCFQAQSVAQLQGHRSARGPAKCISTL, encoded by the exons ATGAAGTGCGAGCTGATTGGAGGTTTGCTGCTGCTCAACCTGTCCGCCTGCGTCGCAGCGCCAG TGACGCCGGCAGTGATGCCGGCACCTCCTGCGCACGTCAAGTTTGACTCAGTGGACTTTAAGAACGTCCTCCGCTGGATGGCGCCCGCCAACAGCAGCGACGTGCGCTACAGCGTCCAGTGGAAGAT TTACGGAGACGCCGATTGGCGAGACGTGGACGAGTGCCAAGACATCCGCGAGCTCCGCTGCGACCTCAGCCGGGTCACGTCGGACCTCCGAGAGTGGTACTACGCCAGACTGAGAGCGTCTTCTTCATCCTCGTCGTCGAGCGACTCGGCGTGGGTCCTCTCCCCGAGGTTCAGCCCCCGCTGGGACA CCCAAATCAGCGCGCCGCTGCTGAGGCTGAACGCCAGCGAGCAAGGCATCGTGGCCCGGGTGAGAACCCCCCAGGCGGTGGCCAAGAAGATGCAAAGCAGCCGCCTTCGCACTTCCCTCGTCTACGTCGTCTACGTCGTCGACGACGCGGGCAAGGAG gAGATGTTTGAGCTGCTTTGCTGCTCGGGGAAGATTGTGGTGAGCAAAGTCAAGCGCAAGACGAAATATTGCTTCCAGGCGCAGAGCGTCGCGCAGCTGCAGGGACACCGAAGCGCTCGCGGACCCGCTAAGTGCATCAGCACGCTATGA
- the cog2 gene encoding conserved oligomeric Golgi complex subunit 2 isoform X2 encodes MNLPKPPDSLCFDKDVFMKDDFDVDQFVAECRKQVQLEEMREDLELYYKLLKTAMVELINKDYADFVNLSTNLVGMDKALNQLSVPLGQLREEVMSLRSCVSEVIQAIDAQLSKQEDLQKKKVCVLRLIQVVRSVEKIEKILNSQNPKESNSSESNSPLLAGQILERIATEFNQLQFHAVQSKGMPLLDKVRPRIAGITSMLQQSLEGLLIEGLQTSNVDMVRHCLRTYATIDKTRDAEALVGQVLVKPFMDQVIVEEVVKSSPNGLQVMYFRLLEFVPHHCRLLREVTGGAISSDKADIVPGYDFLVNSVWPEMVKGIEERLSYLFNPGNPDIFYERYCASTEFVRRFECQCSSQASVKRLRMHPSYIAFHNKWNLPVYFQLRYKEIAGSLENAISDGLEAAPEGSAYHLQASVSLRSCLVRCWSDKVYLPPLAHRFWKLTLQLYSRYGTFLNEALTKTGPAEVSKEPARPLPSSASSTSSRTSVEETGSESGSPASLSTKQLVHIAADVQKLQEQLSEVSEMVRRRLEAIGFTNFVIVEEALADSKSCLSNSIAALGTRMTQHLSVRSCRFLKSASEVPRLYRRTNKEAPVRASAYMDNALRPFHQLLSDSTGLVDAATARRWLTVTLSECTQRYYETISEVLSSVRKMEESLKRLKQARKGAAAAAAGSGSGGGGAAGSSGGPSDDTKIRLQLALDVEYLAEQVEKLGLEPADVCMLSSLMELVKEARELAEHNA; translated from the exons ATGAATTTACCAAAGCCCCCCGACTCTCTGTGCTTCGATAAGGACGTTTTTATGAAG GATGACTTTGACGTGGACCAGTTCGTGGCCGAGTGTCGGAAGCAGGTGCAGCTGGAGGAAATGAGGGAGGACCTGGAGCTCTACTACAAGCTGCTCAAAACAGCCATGGTGGAGCTCATCAACAAGGACTACGCTGACTTTGTCAACCTCTCCACTAATCTG GTGGGTATGGACAAAGCCCTCAATCAGCTTTCTGTGCCACTTGGACAGCTGCGTGAGGAGGTCATG AGCCTTCGGTCGTGCGTCAGTGAGGTGATACAAGCCATAGATGCGCAGCTGTCCAAACAGGAAGACTTGCAGAAGAAAAAG GTTTGCGTCCTGAGGCTGATCCAGGTGGTGCGCTCGGTGGAGAAGATTGAGAAAATCCTCAACTCGCAAAACCCCAAAGAGTCCAACTCCTcggaaagcaacag CCCCTTGTTAGCGGGTCAGATCTTGGAGCGGATCGCCACCGAGTTCAACCAGCTTCAGTTCCACGCCGTGCAGAGCAAAGGCATGCCACTGCTGGACAAAGTCAGACCA CGCATCGCGGGCATCACCTCCATGCTGCAGCAGTCCTTGGAGGGTCTGCTCATCGAGGGTCTGCAGACGTCCAACGTGGACATGGTGCGCCACTGCCTCAGGACGTACGCCACCATCGACAAGACGCGAGACGCCGAGGCGCTGGTGGGACAAGTGTTGGTCAAACCCTTCATGGATCAG GTGATTGTGGAGGAGGTGGTCAAGTCCAGTCCTAATGGTCTTCAGGTGATGTATTTCAGGCTGCTGGAGTTTGTTCCTCATCACTGCAGACTCCTGAGAGAAGTGACAGGGGGAGCCATATCCAG CGACAAAGCCGACATCGTTCCGGGCTACGACTTCCTGGTCAACTCGGTGTGGCCCGAGATGGTGAAAGGCATCGAGGAGAGGCTCTCGTACCTCTTCAACCCCGGAAACCCCGACATTTTCTACGAG CGTTACTGCGCCAGCACGGAGTTTGTGCGCCGGTTCGAGTGCCAGTGCAGCTCGCAGGCCAGCGTGAAGCGACTCCGAATGCACCCGTCGTATATCGCCTTCCACAATAAATGGAACCTGCCCGTCTACTTTCAGCTCAG GTACAAAGAAATAGCAGGAAGCTTGGAGAACGCCATCAGTGACGGATTAGAGGCGGCGCCAG AGGGCAGCGCGTACCACCTTCAGGCGTCGGTGTCGCTGCGGTCCTGCCTGGTGCGCTGCTGGTCCGACAAAGTCTACCTGCCGCCGCTGGCTCATCGCTTCTGGAAGCTCACGCTGCAGCTCTACTCGCGATACGGAACCTTCCTCAACGAG GCGCTGACCAAAACCGGCCCGGCCGAGGTGAGCAAAGAGCCCGCCCGGCCCCTCCCCAGCTCGGCGTCGTCCACCTCCAGCAGGACGTCCGTGGAGGAGACGGGCAGCGAGAGCGGAAGTCCCGCCTCGCTGTCCACCAAACAGCTGGTCCACATTGCGGCCGACGTCCAAAAACTACAAGAGCAA TTATCAGAAGTGTCAGAAATGGTCAGACGGCGATTAGAAGCCATCGGCTTCACTAACTTTGTCATCGTGGAAG agGCTTTGGCCGACTCCAAGTCGTGCCTGTCCAACAGCATCGCCGCCCTCGGCACGCGCATGACCCAACACCTGAGCGTGCGCAGCTGCCGCTTCCTGAAGAGCGCGTCCGAGGTGCCCCGACTCTACCGCAGGACAAATAAG GAGGCGCCGGTGCGAGCGTCGGCGTACATGGACAACGCCTTGCGGCCGTTCCATCAGCTGCTGAGCGACTCGACGGGCCTGGTGGACGCGGCCACGGCGCGCCGCTGGCTGACGGTCACGCTTTCCGAATGCACGCAGAG GTACTACGAGACCATCTCAGAGGTTCTGAGCTCAGTCCGAAAGATGGAGGAGAGTCTGAAGCGCCTGAAGCAAGCCCGGAAgggagccgccgccgccgccgccggcagcggcagtggcggcggcggcgcggcCGGATCCAGCGGCGGCCCGTCGGACGACACCAAGATCCGACTTCAGCTGGCTCTGGATGTGGAGTACTTGGCGGAACAG GTGGAGAAGTTGGGGCTGGAGCCTGCCGACGTGTGCATGCTGTCCAGCCTGATGGAGCTGGTGAAAGAGGCCCGAGAGCTCGCCGAGCACAACGCgtga
- the cog2 gene encoding conserved oligomeric Golgi complex subunit 2 isoform X1, whose amino-acid sequence MQSVLENFEYPASYMSFAFIRITIRWYFFTCSWHEKCGFTVVRQDDFDVDQFVAECRKQVQLEEMREDLELYYKLLKTAMVELINKDYADFVNLSTNLVGMDKALNQLSVPLGQLREEVMSLRSCVSEVIQAIDAQLSKQEDLQKKKVCVLRLIQVVRSVEKIEKILNSQNPKESNSSESNSPLLAGQILERIATEFNQLQFHAVQSKGMPLLDKVRPRIAGITSMLQQSLEGLLIEGLQTSNVDMVRHCLRTYATIDKTRDAEALVGQVLVKPFMDQVIVEEVVKSSPNGLQVMYFRLLEFVPHHCRLLREVTGGAISSDKADIVPGYDFLVNSVWPEMVKGIEERLSYLFNPGNPDIFYERYCASTEFVRRFECQCSSQASVKRLRMHPSYIAFHNKWNLPVYFQLRYKEIAGSLENAISDGLEAAPEGSAYHLQASVSLRSCLVRCWSDKVYLPPLAHRFWKLTLQLYSRYGTFLNEALTKTGPAEVSKEPARPLPSSASSTSSRTSVEETGSESGSPASLSTKQLVHIAADVQKLQEQLSEVSEMVRRRLEAIGFTNFVIVEEALADSKSCLSNSIAALGTRMTQHLSVRSCRFLKSASEVPRLYRRTNKEAPVRASAYMDNALRPFHQLLSDSTGLVDAATARRWLTVTLSECTQRYYETISEVLSSVRKMEESLKRLKQARKGAAAAAAGSGSGGGGAAGSSGGPSDDTKIRLQLALDVEYLAEQVEKLGLEPADVCMLSSLMELVKEARELAEHNA is encoded by the exons gTGGTACTTTTTCACCTGTTCCTGGCACGAAAAATGTGGTTTCACTGTAGTACGGCAA GATGACTTTGACGTGGACCAGTTCGTGGCCGAGTGTCGGAAGCAGGTGCAGCTGGAGGAAATGAGGGAGGACCTGGAGCTCTACTACAAGCTGCTCAAAACAGCCATGGTGGAGCTCATCAACAAGGACTACGCTGACTTTGTCAACCTCTCCACTAATCTG GTGGGTATGGACAAAGCCCTCAATCAGCTTTCTGTGCCACTTGGACAGCTGCGTGAGGAGGTCATG AGCCTTCGGTCGTGCGTCAGTGAGGTGATACAAGCCATAGATGCGCAGCTGTCCAAACAGGAAGACTTGCAGAAGAAAAAG GTTTGCGTCCTGAGGCTGATCCAGGTGGTGCGCTCGGTGGAGAAGATTGAGAAAATCCTCAACTCGCAAAACCCCAAAGAGTCCAACTCCTcggaaagcaacag CCCCTTGTTAGCGGGTCAGATCTTGGAGCGGATCGCCACCGAGTTCAACCAGCTTCAGTTCCACGCCGTGCAGAGCAAAGGCATGCCACTGCTGGACAAAGTCAGACCA CGCATCGCGGGCATCACCTCCATGCTGCAGCAGTCCTTGGAGGGTCTGCTCATCGAGGGTCTGCAGACGTCCAACGTGGACATGGTGCGCCACTGCCTCAGGACGTACGCCACCATCGACAAGACGCGAGACGCCGAGGCGCTGGTGGGACAAGTGTTGGTCAAACCCTTCATGGATCAG GTGATTGTGGAGGAGGTGGTCAAGTCCAGTCCTAATGGTCTTCAGGTGATGTATTTCAGGCTGCTGGAGTTTGTTCCTCATCACTGCAGACTCCTGAGAGAAGTGACAGGGGGAGCCATATCCAG CGACAAAGCCGACATCGTTCCGGGCTACGACTTCCTGGTCAACTCGGTGTGGCCCGAGATGGTGAAAGGCATCGAGGAGAGGCTCTCGTACCTCTTCAACCCCGGAAACCCCGACATTTTCTACGAG CGTTACTGCGCCAGCACGGAGTTTGTGCGCCGGTTCGAGTGCCAGTGCAGCTCGCAGGCCAGCGTGAAGCGACTCCGAATGCACCCGTCGTATATCGCCTTCCACAATAAATGGAACCTGCCCGTCTACTTTCAGCTCAG GTACAAAGAAATAGCAGGAAGCTTGGAGAACGCCATCAGTGACGGATTAGAGGCGGCGCCAG AGGGCAGCGCGTACCACCTTCAGGCGTCGGTGTCGCTGCGGTCCTGCCTGGTGCGCTGCTGGTCCGACAAAGTCTACCTGCCGCCGCTGGCTCATCGCTTCTGGAAGCTCACGCTGCAGCTCTACTCGCGATACGGAACCTTCCTCAACGAG GCGCTGACCAAAACCGGCCCGGCCGAGGTGAGCAAAGAGCCCGCCCGGCCCCTCCCCAGCTCGGCGTCGTCCACCTCCAGCAGGACGTCCGTGGAGGAGACGGGCAGCGAGAGCGGAAGTCCCGCCTCGCTGTCCACCAAACAGCTGGTCCACATTGCGGCCGACGTCCAAAAACTACAAGAGCAA TTATCAGAAGTGTCAGAAATGGTCAGACGGCGATTAGAAGCCATCGGCTTCACTAACTTTGTCATCGTGGAAG agGCTTTGGCCGACTCCAAGTCGTGCCTGTCCAACAGCATCGCCGCCCTCGGCACGCGCATGACCCAACACCTGAGCGTGCGCAGCTGCCGCTTCCTGAAGAGCGCGTCCGAGGTGCCCCGACTCTACCGCAGGACAAATAAG GAGGCGCCGGTGCGAGCGTCGGCGTACATGGACAACGCCTTGCGGCCGTTCCATCAGCTGCTGAGCGACTCGACGGGCCTGGTGGACGCGGCCACGGCGCGCCGCTGGCTGACGGTCACGCTTTCCGAATGCACGCAGAG GTACTACGAGACCATCTCAGAGGTTCTGAGCTCAGTCCGAAAGATGGAGGAGAGTCTGAAGCGCCTGAAGCAAGCCCGGAAgggagccgccgccgccgccgccggcagcggcagtggcggcggcggcgcggcCGGATCCAGCGGCGGCCCGTCGGACGACACCAAGATCCGACTTCAGCTGGCTCTGGATGTGGAGTACTTGGCGGAACAG GTGGAGAAGTTGGGGCTGGAGCCTGCCGACGTGTGCATGCTGTCCAGCCTGATGGAGCTGGTGAAAGAGGCCCGAGAGCTCGCCGAGCACAACGCgtga